One window of Populus nigra chromosome 5, ddPopNigr1.1, whole genome shotgun sequence genomic DNA carries:
- the LOC133693915 gene encoding uncharacterized protein LOC133693915, with the protein MGKFLKPCDKEDMRMAMLKHEETFKEQICELHRLYRIQKIMMRNIESSRPDERSRELWSYKNGFSFNQPNHARDMQQKSIGRLDLEWPSEDCVAESNADRVLELIEESEIQLTLGPSSYERRKKPETPLTSDSGTSLSSSSTGSSHINRTSSLKHQKTSTKREECCELGIFQVPDMTLGYQNESKKGIGVEEQLRQERQKQPPWLCQVLSLNMA; encoded by the exons ATGGGGAAATTTCTCAAGCCCTGCGACAAGGAAGACATGAGAATGGCCATGTTAAAACACGAAGAGACATTCAAAGAGCAG ATATGTGAACTTCATCGTCTATATCGAATCCAAAAGATAATGATGAGAAACATTGAAAGCAGCAGGCCAGATGAGCGGAGTCGAGAGTTATGGAGCTACAAGAATGGCTTTAGTTTTAATCAGCCTAATCATGCTCGTGATATGCAGCAGAAGTCGATAGGGAGACTTGACTTGGAGTGGCCTTCCGAAGATTGTGTTGCAGAATCAAATGCAGATAGAGTATTAGAGCTAATAGAAGAGAGTGAGATTCAGCTAACATTGGGACCTTCGAGTTATGAAAGAAGGAAGAAACCTGAAACGCCACTAACTTCAGATTCAGGAACAAGCCTCTCTTCGTCTTCCACTGGATCCAGCCATATAAACAGGACAAGTTCCTTGAAACATCAAAAGACAAGCACCAAAAGAGAAGAATGCTGCGAATTGGGGATTTTCCAAGTTCCTGACATGACCTTGGGGTACCAAAATGAAAGTAAAAAGGGTATTGGGGTTGAAGAACAACTGAGACAGGAGAGACAAAAACAACCCCCTTGGCTTTGCCAGGTTTTGAGTCTGAACATGGCTTGA
- the LOC133695244 gene encoding casein kinase II subunit alpha-2, translating into MSKARVYTDVNVLRPKEYWDYESLAVQWGDQDDYEVVRKVGRGKYSEVFEGINVNSNERCIIKILKPVKKKKIKREIKILQNLCGGPNVVKLLDIVRDQHSKTPSLIFEYVNSTDFKVLYPTLTDYDIRYYIYELLKALDYCHSQGIMHRDVKPHNVMIDHELRKLRLIDWGLAEFYHPGKEYNVRVASRYFKGPELLVDLQDYDYSLDMWSLGCMFAGMIFRKEPFFYGHDNHDQLVKVAKVLGTDELNAYLNKYHLELDPQLDALVGRHSRKPWSRFINPDNQHLVSPEALDFLDKLLRYDHQDRLTAREAMAHPYFSQVRAAESSRMRTQ; encoded by the exons ATGTCGAAAGCGCGAGTTTATACCGATGTGAATGTTCTGCGTCCTAAGGAGTATTGGGATTACGAGTCTCTCGCTGTTCAGTGGGG TGATCAAGATGATTATGAGGTTGTTCGGAAAGTTGGAAGGGGAAAGTACAGTGAGGTTTTTGAGGGCATAAATGTCAATAGCAATGAGCGGTGCATTATCAAGATCCTCAAACCTGTTAAGAAAAAGAAG ATTAAAAGGGAAATAAAAATACTTCAGAACCTTTGCGGTGGCCCGAATGTAgtaaagcttcttgacattgtCAGAGATCAGCACTCAAAAACTCCTAGCCTCATATTTGAATATGTGAACAGTACAGACTTCAAAGTTTTGTACCCCACCTTGACTGATTATGACATACGCTACTACATATATGAGCTTCTCAAG GCATTAGATTACTGCCACTCACAGGGAATAATGCATAGAGATGTCAAGCCTCACAATGTTATGATAGACCATGAGTTGCGAAAACTTCGCTTGATAGACTGGGGTCTTGCTGAATTTTATCATCCTGGAAAGGAGTATAATGTCCGGGTAGCTTCAAG ATATTTTAAGGGGCCTGAACTTCTTGTTGATTTACAAGACTATGACTATTCTTTAGACATGTGGAGCCTTGGTTGCATGTTTGCCGGAATG ATATTTAGGAAGGAGCCATTCTTTTATGGCCATGACAACCATGATCAGCTTGTCAAAGTTGCCAAG GTACTAGGGACTGATGAGCTAAATGCATATCTGAACAAATATCATTTAGAGCTCGATCCTCAACTTGATGCGCTCGTTGGGAG GCACAGTAGGAAGCCCTGGTCTAGATTTATTAATCCAGATAATCAGCACCTTGTGTCTCCAGAG GCCCTTGATTTTCTTGATAAGCTTCTTCGGTATGATCATCAAGACAGGCTAACTGCTAGAGAAGCAATG GCACACCCATATTTCTCTCAAGTGAGAGCTGCAGAAAGTAGCAGGATGCGGACACAGTAA
- the LOC133694340 gene encoding scarecrow-like protein 32 encodes MQFTETPPPHWHQIITPFSNPTIKINQTQRTRPWPGFPTSKSLGSFGDANCMEQLLVHCANAIESNNATLSQQILWVLNNIAPPDGDSNQRLTFAFLRALIARATKSCTCKLPAAMANAHYNLALHTHKFSVIELASFVDVTPWHRFGFTAANAAILEAVEGYLVIHIVDLSLTHCMQIPTLIDAIANRFEVPPLIKLTVAGATEDVPPMLDLSYEELGSKLVNFAWSRNVIMEFRIIPSSYADGFSSLIEQLRVQHLVYAESGEALVINCHMMLHYIPEETLSDFPSSKSNPYSYESSCSSMSSFRTTFLKSLRSLDPTIVVLVDEDADLTSNNLESRLRSAFNYLWIPFDTVDAFLPRGSKQRQWYEADVCWKIMNLIAHEGLQRVERLEPKIQWIQRMRNADFRGISFAEDAISEVKTMLDEHAAGWGLKKEDVDLVLTWKGHNVVFASAWLPV; translated from the coding sequence ATGCAATTCACTGAAACCCCACCACCGCACTGGCACCAAATCATCACTCCATTTTCAAATCCCACCATTAAAATAAACCAAACTCAAAGGACCCGTCCCTGGCCTGGATTCCCTACATCAAAATCCTTAGGAAGCTTTGGAGATGCTAATTGCATGGAGCAGCTTTTAGTCCACTGTGCAAATGCAATTGAAAGTAACAATGCCACTTTATCCCAACAGATCCTATGGGTCCTAAACAACATTGCACCACCGGATGGAGATTCAAATCAACGCCTAACTTTTGCTTTCCTAAGAGCCCTTATCGCACGTGCAACCAAAAGTTGTACATGCAAACTTCCTGCTGCGATGGCAAATGCTCACTACAACCTAGCCTTACACACACATAAATTCTCTGTCATTGAGCTTGCTAGCTTTGTTGACGTAACCCCATGGCATCGTTTCGGTTTCACGGCAGCAAATGCTGCAATTTTAGAAGCTGTTGAAGGGTATTTAGTTATTCACATTGTAGATTTAAGCTTGACACATTGCATGCAAATTCCAACTCTTATCGATGCTATTGCTAATCGGTTTGAGGTGCCCCCATTAATTAAGCTTACTGTTGCTGGTGCCACTGAGGATGTACCACCTATGCTTGATCTTTCTTATGAAGAGTTGGGCTCAAAGTTGGTCAACTTTGCTTGGTCACGAAACGTAATAATGGAATTTAGAATCATTCCTTCAAGTTATGCAGATGGGTTCTCTTCCTTGATCGAGCAGCTTCGAGTGCAACATTTAGTGTATGCAGAAAGTGGTGAGGCACTAGTCATAAACTGTCATATGATGCTTCATTACATACCTGAAGAAACCCTTTCTGATTTTCCTAGTTCAAAATCAAATCCTTATTCTTACGAATCTTCATGTTCCTCTATGTCCTCTTTTAGGACAACGTTTCTCAAGTCTCTAAGGAGTTTAGACCCTACAATTGTTGTCTTAGTAGATGAAGATGCAGATTTAACATCAAACAATTTGGAGAGTAGACTAAGGTCAGCTTTCAATTATCTATGGATACCTTTTGATACAGTGGATGCATTTCTTCCAAGGGGTAGTAAGCAAAGACAGTGGTATGAAGCTGATGTATGCTGGaagattatgaatttaataGCACATGAGGGTCTGCAAAGAGTGGAGCGACTTGAACCGAAAATCCAGTGGATTCAGCGGATGAGAAATGCAGACTTTCGAGGCATTTCATTCGCAGAAGATGCGATTTCTGAAGTTAAGACCATGCTTGATGAGCATGCAGCAGGATGGGGACTGAAGAAGGAAGATGTTGATCTTGTACTCACCTGGAAAGGACATAATGTTGTATTTGCCAGTGCTTGGTTGCCTGTTTAA